In the Arthrobacter sp. 31Y genome, one interval contains:
- a CDS encoding LLM class flavin-dependent oxidoreductase — translation MSTFEERKAGFLAIELDGAGYKNIAAAVLAAESAGFQAATFKDTPEAGRTNALQRAAFAGPVTRTIAVVPEIDTVYTEPFHVSTQLASLDYVSGGRAGWIATAAVSPEAAAAVGRSFVEGDALAQEAAASIEVSRRLWDSWEDDAVIRDVATGRYIDVDKLHYADFETPADFSGAAYSVKGPSIIPRPLQGQLPVLAAASLVGEGLVPAYTVDAVLVSAPTPELLAAEVRDARARLGSSVAIVAELDVVLDSRGQAAESRALSEQEAGTPQDSRFARFVGSAAGLTELLDSLLREADGVRLHPAVLDVELEELSRLVLPELRRRGVLRPPVQDGTFRDVLGLAPAENRYSTTAAAPLAAGK, via the coding sequence GTGAGTACCTTCGAAGAACGCAAGGCCGGGTTCCTGGCCATCGAACTCGACGGCGCAGGGTATAAGAACATTGCCGCCGCCGTCCTCGCAGCCGAATCAGCCGGTTTCCAAGCGGCAACCTTCAAGGACACCCCGGAAGCCGGACGGACCAACGCCCTGCAGCGCGCCGCCTTTGCCGGACCCGTCACGCGCACCATCGCCGTCGTGCCGGAAATCGACACTGTCTACACGGAGCCTTTCCACGTTTCCACGCAGCTCGCCAGCCTGGACTACGTGTCCGGCGGCCGGGCTGGTTGGATCGCTACCGCAGCGGTGTCACCCGAGGCTGCTGCCGCCGTCGGACGTTCTTTTGTTGAGGGTGACGCGCTGGCGCAGGAAGCCGCCGCGTCCATCGAAGTGAGCCGCCGCTTGTGGGACTCCTGGGAGGACGACGCCGTGATCCGCGACGTCGCTACCGGACGGTACATCGACGTGGACAAGCTGCACTACGCCGACTTCGAAACGCCCGCTGACTTCAGTGGCGCCGCCTACTCGGTGAAGGGGCCGTCCATCATTCCGCGTCCGTTGCAGGGACAGCTGCCGGTGCTCGCCGCGGCGTCGCTGGTGGGCGAGGGCCTGGTTCCGGCCTATACCGTGGACGCCGTGCTGGTGTCTGCTCCCACGCCGGAGCTGCTGGCTGCCGAAGTCCGCGACGCGCGGGCACGGCTTGGTTCTTCGGTGGCGATTGTGGCAGAGCTCGACGTCGTTCTGGACTCGCGCGGTCAGGCTGCGGAATCACGCGCCTTGTCTGAGCAGGAAGCCGGGACGCCTCAAGATAGCCGCTTTGCGCGGTTTGTTGGCTCGGCAGCAGGCCTCACCGAACTGCTCGACTCGCTTTTGCGCGAAGCCGACGGCGTTCGACTCCACCCGGCCGTCCTGGACGTGGAGCTGGAAGAACTGTCACGCCTGGTCCTGCCTGAGCTGCGTCGCCGCGGGGTCCTGCGGCCACCGGTCCAGGACGGCACTTTCCGTGATGTCCTCGGGCTTGCACCGGCGGAGAACCGCTATTCGACCACTGCCGCGGCTCCTCTCGCCGCCGGAAAGTAG
- a CDS encoding GNAT family N-acetyltransferase, translating to MSVDFVLRPTVATDAAWIAELRAVVMRPDLERLQRFDPVRVRERFLNGFQPEHTYIIHSDGVDAGVIAVRPAPDGRWIEHFYVAPAHQGKGLGSAVLRHVMSASVDERPFRLDVLQGSPARRLYERHGFVLESEDPVDVFMVAPAKP from the coding sequence ATGTCCGTTGACTTCGTCCTTCGCCCCACCGTTGCCACCGATGCTGCCTGGATTGCCGAACTGCGCGCCGTGGTGATGCGCCCGGACCTCGAACGGCTGCAACGCTTCGACCCTGTTCGGGTCCGCGAGCGCTTCCTGAACGGCTTCCAGCCCGAGCACACGTACATCATCCATTCCGACGGCGTGGACGCAGGCGTGATCGCTGTCCGCCCCGCCCCGGACGGCCGTTGGATTGAACACTTCTATGTGGCCCCGGCGCATCAAGGCAAAGGGCTGGGCAGTGCCGTGCTTCGCCACGTGATGTCCGCTTCGGTAGACGAGCGCCCGTTCCGTCTGGACGTTCTGCAAGGAAGCCCGGCCCGTCGCCTCTACGAGCGCCACGGCTTCGTGCTGGAATCCGAGGACCCCGTTGATGTCTTCATGGTGGCTCCCGCCAAGCCGTGA
- a CDS encoding DUF1684 domain-containing protein: protein MSLHTETALEAFDEEWQEWHDAHERHRAHPHGFLAVTHLHWLSSDAIRLEGAPGTWSVDADVVRVVLEPGESLQQDGVELNAGAPVELGPIEERGGINLVSGDTVIEVAKRGGEYIVRPRNPSNALLQEYQGTPAYTPNAAFAVAGTFVPFEAPRPTTVGAAVEGIQHVYEAPGEIRFKLAGEELALTAFNGHAPGSLSVLFTDQTSGKTTYAANRSLSVVPAADGSVQLDFNRAVNLPCAYTDLATCPLPPAENRLPVAIEAGEKIPYERQDQK from the coding sequence ATGTCTTTGCACACTGAAACAGCTCTCGAAGCCTTTGACGAAGAATGGCAGGAGTGGCACGACGCCCACGAGCGTCACCGTGCCCACCCCCACGGCTTCCTTGCCGTGACCCACCTTCACTGGCTCAGTAGCGACGCCATCCGGCTTGAAGGCGCGCCGGGCACCTGGAGCGTGGACGCCGACGTCGTACGTGTTGTCCTGGAGCCGGGCGAGAGCCTGCAGCAGGACGGGGTGGAACTGAACGCCGGAGCACCGGTTGAGCTTGGACCCATCGAGGAACGCGGCGGGATCAACCTGGTCTCGGGCGACACCGTGATTGAGGTGGCCAAGCGCGGCGGCGAGTACATTGTGCGCCCGCGGAACCCGTCCAATGCCCTCTTGCAGGAGTACCAGGGCACGCCCGCCTACACACCCAACGCGGCGTTTGCCGTTGCCGGTACGTTCGTGCCTTTTGAGGCGCCGCGTCCCACCACAGTGGGTGCAGCCGTTGAGGGTATCCAGCACGTGTACGAGGCGCCCGGCGAGATCCGCTTCAAGCTCGCCGGCGAGGAATTGGCGCTGACAGCGTTCAACGGCCACGCGCCGGGTTCGTTGTCCGTGCTGTTCACCGACCAGACCTCCGGCAAGACCACCTACGCAGCCAACCGCTCGCTGTCCGTGGTCCCTGCAGCCGATGGCTCGGTGCAGCTCGACTTCAACCGGGCGGTCAACCTGCCATGCGCCTACACCGACCTGGCCACCTGCCCGTTGCCGCCCGCCGAGAACAGGCTTCCGGTGGCCATTGAAGCCGGCGAAAAGATCCCCTACGAACGTCAGGACCAGAAGTGA
- a CDS encoding NtaA/DmoA family FMN-dependent monooxygenase (This protein belongs to a clade of FMN-dependent monooxygenases, within a broader family of flavin-dependent oxidoreductases, the luciferase-like monooxygenase (LMM) family, some of whose members use coenzyme F420 rather than FMN.), with translation MTRDIFQPSGQIQFGIFFQGVNSGTIWKAPQAGSQTDFESFRHIAQTAERGKFAAFFLGEGLRLREHLGRPHALDVVGRPDAQTMLAALAAVTTNIGLVATQNTTYNDPADLAHRLSSLDLISGGRAAWNIVTTDNAWTGANFRRGGYLDHADRYKHAEAFVVTAKRIWDSWETPAGPARRVLHEGQHYTVDVSPRLPRSAQYRPVLFQAGDSPDGRDFAARQADVIFSAHPKFDDAVEFRRDIVARSIAAGRGANAVQIMPASEFILGATDQEAQEKKAWVRSLQIGPQQAIAYLEQFWGRELSSYDPDGPLPEIDPVVEETSETRGSGFHGAKARQLADQWRAEAKDKGLSIRQFVTSKTARIDSTFTGSYTAVADHLAEYARVGAVDGFNISPWLIPTGLDEIVNHLVPELQERGVYPTEYRGTTLRENLGLETPVRSEEPAHV, from the coding sequence ATGACACGCGACATTTTCCAGCCGAGCGGCCAGATTCAGTTCGGGATCTTCTTCCAGGGCGTCAACTCCGGCACCATTTGGAAGGCACCCCAAGCGGGCTCGCAGACGGACTTTGAGTCGTTCCGGCACATCGCCCAGACAGCCGAGCGCGGTAAGTTCGCCGCCTTCTTCCTGGGCGAAGGCCTGCGCCTGCGCGAACACCTCGGACGGCCGCATGCGCTGGACGTTGTGGGCCGGCCTGATGCCCAGACCATGCTGGCCGCACTCGCTGCAGTCACCACGAACATCGGGCTGGTGGCTACTCAAAACACCACGTACAACGACCCCGCGGACTTGGCCCACCGTTTGTCCTCATTGGATCTGATCTCGGGCGGCCGGGCTGCGTGGAACATCGTCACCACGGACAACGCCTGGACCGGTGCGAATTTCCGCCGCGGTGGATATCTGGACCACGCCGACCGTTACAAGCACGCCGAAGCGTTCGTGGTAACCGCCAAACGCATTTGGGACTCGTGGGAAACCCCCGCCGGACCTGCGCGGCGGGTCCTCCACGAAGGCCAGCACTACACCGTTGACGTCTCTCCGCGCCTGCCGCGCAGCGCCCAGTACCGCCCTGTGCTCTTCCAAGCTGGTGATTCCCCGGACGGCCGTGACTTCGCAGCCCGCCAAGCTGACGTGATCTTCTCCGCCCACCCCAAGTTCGACGACGCCGTGGAGTTCCGCCGCGACATCGTGGCACGCTCCATCGCAGCCGGCCGCGGTGCCAACGCCGTGCAAATCATGCCTGCCAGCGAGTTCATCCTGGGCGCCACCGATCAGGAAGCGCAGGAGAAGAAGGCTTGGGTCCGGAGCTTGCAGATCGGGCCGCAGCAGGCCATCGCCTACCTGGAACAGTTCTGGGGCCGGGAGCTCTCTTCCTACGATCCCGATGGCCCCCTTCCGGAGATCGACCCCGTGGTGGAGGAAACCTCGGAGACGCGCGGCAGCGGTTTCCACGGTGCCAAGGCCCGCCAGCTTGCGGATCAGTGGAGGGCCGAAGCCAAAGACAAGGGCCTGTCCATCCGACAGTTCGTCACGTCCAAGACGGCACGCATCGACTCCACGTTTACCGGCTCATACACCGCAGTGGCAGACCACCTCGCAGAATACGCACGTGTTGGGGCAGTGGATGGCTTCAACATTTCACCATGGCTCATCCCCACAGGTCTGGACGAGATCGTGAACCACCTGGTGCCTGAGCTCCAGGAACGCGGCGTCTACCCGACGGAATACCGGGGCACGACGCTGCGCGAAAACCTGGGGCTGGAGACGCCGGTGCGGTCCGAAGAACCGGCACACGTCTGA
- a CDS encoding threonine/serine dehydratase, whose product MVTREEVEAAYSRTAGWVRHTPLAESGDQEAYHLWFKCEYMQHTGSFKARGAFNRLLTAKESGELNPEVGIVVASGGNAGLANAYAAAKLGVPATVFVPESAPANKVHKLYAIGATVVQGGAEYAEAYAAAVRFAEEKGAVYCHAYDQPEIVAGAGGVGLELLDELPDVDTILVAVGGGGLMGGIAAAAEGRARVVGVEPETVPTLHTALAQGEPVDVAVSGIAADSLGARRIGEIGFGVARRTGVLSVLVTDEDIVQARSALWEKHRIVVEHGAAAAYAALLSGAYKPSDGETVAVILCGANTDPAHF is encoded by the coding sequence ATGGTCACACGCGAAGAAGTAGAAGCAGCCTACTCACGGACGGCAGGTTGGGTTCGGCATACTCCGCTGGCCGAGAGCGGCGACCAGGAGGCCTACCATCTGTGGTTCAAATGCGAGTACATGCAGCACACCGGCTCCTTCAAGGCACGCGGCGCCTTCAACAGGCTCCTCACAGCGAAGGAAAGCGGCGAGCTCAACCCGGAGGTGGGCATCGTGGTGGCTTCCGGTGGCAATGCCGGACTGGCCAATGCCTATGCCGCCGCCAAGCTCGGCGTCCCGGCAACCGTGTTCGTTCCGGAGTCGGCCCCGGCAAACAAGGTACATAAGCTCTACGCGATCGGTGCCACCGTGGTCCAGGGCGGCGCGGAGTACGCGGAAGCCTATGCCGCTGCGGTCCGCTTCGCCGAGGAAAAGGGCGCGGTTTACTGCCACGCTTATGATCAGCCCGAGATCGTGGCCGGCGCAGGCGGTGTGGGCCTTGAGCTCCTCGATGAACTGCCCGACGTCGACACGATCCTTGTTGCTGTTGGCGGCGGTGGTCTGATGGGTGGCATTGCGGCGGCCGCAGAGGGCAGGGCGCGGGTGGTGGGCGTCGAACCCGAGACTGTTCCCACTTTGCACACCGCGTTGGCCCAGGGCGAGCCAGTGGATGTGGCCGTGTCCGGAATCGCCGCGGACTCCCTTGGCGCCCGGCGGATCGGCGAAATCGGCTTTGGAGTTGCCAGGCGTACCGGTGTCCTGAGCGTGTTGGTGACGGACGAGGATATTGTCCAAGCACGCAGTGCCCTGTGGGAGAAGCATCGCATCGTGGTGGAGCACGGTGCAGCGGCGGCCTACGCGGCGCTGCTCTCAGGAGCGTACAAGCCAAGCGACGGCGAGACGGTGGCGGTCATCCTCTGCGGAGCCAACACCGACCCCGCCCACTTCTAG
- a CDS encoding amino acid ABC transporter ATP-binding protein, translating into MSIIAARKDSAAAAQVEEKQAAASAASPEGTTTAQPASADRAATRGQVDITNVRKSFGATEVLKGVSLSVPPGGVAVIVGPSGSGKSTLLRTINHLEKVDGGYITIDGELVGYEVRGNKLHELREKDILKQRTHIGMVFQSFNLFPHLTALENVIEAPIVAQKRSKAEARKRGLELLDRVGLKDRADAYPRQLSGGQQQRVAIARALALDPKILLFDEPTSALDPELVNEVLDVIRELAKSGTTLIVVTHEMGFARDVADTVVFMDQGQIVESGTPQDIFANPREERTRSFFSKVIEPAFNI; encoded by the coding sequence ATGAGCATCATCGCTGCACGCAAAGATTCCGCCGCGGCCGCGCAGGTCGAGGAAAAGCAGGCTGCCGCTTCGGCGGCATCCCCTGAAGGCACGACGACGGCGCAGCCCGCCTCAGCGGACAGGGCAGCAACCCGCGGCCAGGTGGACATCACGAATGTCCGGAAGTCCTTTGGCGCCACCGAGGTCCTCAAGGGTGTCTCCTTGTCCGTGCCCCCAGGGGGTGTGGCCGTGATTGTGGGCCCGTCCGGCTCCGGCAAGTCCACCCTGCTGCGCACCATCAACCACTTGGAAAAAGTCGACGGCGGGTACATCACCATCGACGGCGAACTGGTGGGCTACGAGGTCCGCGGCAATAAGCTCCACGAGCTTCGTGAAAAGGACATCCTCAAGCAGCGCACCCACATCGGCATGGTGTTTCAGAGCTTCAATCTGTTCCCGCATCTCACTGCCCTGGAGAACGTGATCGAGGCGCCCATCGTGGCGCAGAAACGGTCCAAGGCTGAGGCTCGGAAGCGTGGCCTGGAACTCCTGGACCGCGTGGGTCTGAAGGATCGCGCTGATGCGTACCCCCGCCAGCTTTCCGGCGGCCAGCAGCAGCGAGTCGCGATTGCCCGCGCACTGGCACTGGACCCCAAGATTCTCCTGTTCGACGAGCCAACCTCGGCACTGGACCCGGAACTCGTGAACGAGGTCCTGGACGTGATCCGTGAGCTGGCAAAGTCCGGCACCACCTTGATTGTGGTGACGCATGAGATGGGTTTTGCCCGGGACGTCGCGGACACCGTGGTGTTCATGGACCAGGGCCAGATTGTGGAGTCCGGCACTCCTCAGGACATCTTCGCCAACCCCCGCGAGGAACGCACCCGCAGCTTCTTCTCCAAAGTCATCGAACCAGCTTTCAACATCTAG
- a CDS encoding ABC transporter substrate-binding protein, with product MLRTTSSTKTKFLALAVLPAVVLPVLAGCSDPGASAAQPESEAAKNGIVYNTSVDQNRIRGEKDAAAAGAVPAAIAKDGKLTVATTAGSIPLSFHATDDKTPIGVEVDIAQLVADKLGLELDLQVTSWENWPLKTQSGDFEAVFSNVGINAARVKLFDFSTYRAAYMGFEAKKSSTYDIKGSDDISGLKISVGSGTNQEKILLAWNKELEDKGKAPATLQYYSSDADTILALSSGRTDLNLAPYPSVTYRENTRDDLKVVGKVNAGWPAETLVAATTLKGNGLAPAITDALNSTIKDGSYGKVLERWGLSEEAIPESKTVTEATFVTPAGTTK from the coding sequence ATGCTTCGCACCACCAGCTCCACCAAGACCAAATTTCTGGCACTCGCTGTACTTCCCGCCGTCGTGCTTCCAGTGCTGGCCGGGTGCTCCGATCCTGGAGCGTCGGCAGCCCAGCCGGAGTCCGAAGCCGCCAAGAACGGGATTGTGTACAACACGTCCGTGGACCAGAACCGGATCCGTGGCGAGAAAGACGCTGCCGCAGCAGGAGCCGTTCCTGCGGCCATCGCCAAGGACGGCAAGCTGACCGTTGCCACCACCGCGGGTTCAATTCCGCTGTCCTTCCACGCCACGGATGACAAGACGCCGATTGGTGTTGAGGTGGACATCGCCCAGCTCGTTGCGGACAAGCTCGGGCTGGAACTGGACCTCCAAGTGACGTCTTGGGAGAACTGGCCGCTCAAGACCCAATCCGGTGACTTCGAAGCAGTCTTCTCCAACGTGGGCATCAACGCAGCCCGCGTGAAGCTGTTCGACTTCTCCACCTACCGTGCGGCGTACATGGGCTTCGAAGCGAAGAAGAGCTCCACGTACGACATCAAGGGCTCGGATGACATTTCCGGGCTGAAGATCTCCGTGGGCTCTGGCACCAACCAGGAGAAAATCCTGCTGGCTTGGAACAAGGAACTCGAGGACAAGGGCAAGGCTCCGGCCACGCTGCAGTATTACTCCTCAGACGCCGACACCATCCTGGCGCTCTCCTCCGGCCGCACGGACCTGAACCTGGCACCGTACCCGTCGGTGACCTACCGCGAAAACACCCGCGATGACCTCAAAGTTGTGGGCAAGGTCAACGCTGGCTGGCCTGCAGAAACACTGGTTGCCGCCACCACCCTGAAGGGCAATGGTCTGGCTCCGGCCATCACCGACGCCCTGAACTCCACCATCAAGGACGGCTCCTACGGCAAGGTCCTGGAACGCTGGGGCCTCTCCGAGGAGGCCATCCCTGAGTCCAAGACGGTCACTGAAGCCACCTTTGTCACGCCCGCCGGGACCACTAAATGA
- a CDS encoding ABC transporter substrate-binding protein, with product MARFALKTGATAALAATALLGLAACSDPGATAATGASAPASNSSSSSSTKEFNLTPQQDRIKVTVDSAAAALVPDAIKADGKLTVVTTGGTPPLSTFATDNKTLIGSEVDIAYAVGESLGLQVEVLPVAWADWPLGVESGKYEAVLSNVTVTEARKEKFDFATYRNDLLGFYAKTDADIAPIKEAKDVAGKRIIVGSGTNQEAILVRWDEENKKNGLKPVEFQYYDDDSASQLALQSGRADLTFGPNASAAYKAAKDGKTKEVGTLEGGWPLKAEIAFTTQKGNGLAVAAQAALNTLIKDGSYAKILDRWGLSSEAIPASELNPAGLPKK from the coding sequence ATGGCACGCTTCGCTCTCAAGACCGGCGCCACAGCGGCGCTGGCCGCCACGGCGTTACTGGGGCTGGCTGCCTGCTCCGATCCTGGGGCGACCGCCGCAACCGGGGCGTCAGCTCCGGCGTCGAACTCTTCATCAAGCTCCTCCACCAAAGAGTTCAACCTGACCCCACAGCAGGACCGCATCAAGGTGACGGTGGACTCTGCTGCGGCCGCCCTGGTTCCCGACGCCATCAAGGCCGATGGCAAGCTGACCGTGGTGACCACCGGCGGCACTCCCCCGTTGAGCACCTTCGCCACGGATAACAAGACCCTCATTGGCAGCGAAGTGGATATTGCCTATGCAGTTGGCGAGAGCCTGGGCCTCCAGGTTGAGGTGTTGCCGGTAGCTTGGGCAGACTGGCCGCTGGGTGTCGAGTCCGGCAAGTACGAGGCCGTCCTCTCCAACGTCACCGTGACCGAGGCGCGCAAGGAGAAGTTCGACTTCGCCACGTACCGCAACGACCTCCTGGGCTTCTACGCCAAGACTGACGCGGACATCGCACCCATCAAGGAAGCCAAGGATGTTGCCGGCAAGCGCATCATCGTTGGCTCGGGCACCAACCAGGAAGCCATCCTGGTGCGCTGGGACGAGGAGAACAAGAAGAACGGCTTGAAGCCGGTTGAGTTCCAGTATTACGACGACGACTCCGCCTCCCAGCTCGCCCTCCAGTCCGGCCGTGCGGACCTGACATTCGGCCCCAACGCATCCGCGGCGTACAAAGCTGCGAAGGACGGAAAAACCAAAGAAGTGGGCACCCTGGAAGGCGGTTGGCCGCTGAAGGCTGAGATTGCTTTCACCACCCAGAAGGGCAACGGCCTTGCCGTGGCTGCCCAGGCTGCACTCAACACCCTCATCAAGGACGGAAGCTACGCCAAGATCCTGGACCGTTGGGGCCTCTCTTCCGAGGCGATTCCCGCGTCCGAGCTGAACCCGGCAGGCCTGCCCAAGAAGTAG
- a CDS encoding LLM class flavin-dependent oxidoreductase: MKFQVLDIIPHLKNPVTGEIVSTADRLNQVVETAKRAEELGFDSFSVGERHAGEFVSSSPTTVLAAIGAVTNRIRLQTGVTVLSVLDPVRVAEDYATIDQLSRGRLELVIGKGNEVLQYPLFGLSLDDQWDLLAEKYALLRALWRKESVTWSGRFRPALTEPTTTTPRPFAGSPRIWHGSATTLTSAALAAKWGDPLFTANAIQPRENYKVLIDHYREEYERHGHDPRHQYLGSGSGAGGVFIADTTQEAIRQYGPVYEGLTANRNVPGNNSPFRDIQHAVAEGPALVGSPEQVIDKILSYHSLYNHDLQSISLPTTLPFEQQLEILERFALEVIPAVRASAPSTLWESIDPFGGRPEFAGATEPDAAATVTADHAFNRTDNAHVFAH, encoded by the coding sequence ATGAAGTTCCAAGTCCTGGACATCATTCCCCACCTGAAGAACCCGGTCACAGGGGAGATCGTCTCCACCGCTGACCGGCTGAACCAGGTGGTGGAAACGGCGAAGCGGGCCGAAGAACTCGGCTTTGACAGTTTCTCCGTGGGGGAGCGGCACGCCGGCGAGTTCGTCTCGTCATCCCCGACGACGGTCCTCGCCGCGATTGGCGCCGTCACCAACCGCATCCGCCTCCAAACCGGCGTTACCGTGCTCTCTGTGCTGGATCCGGTGCGCGTGGCCGAGGACTACGCCACCATCGACCAACTGAGCCGGGGGCGCCTGGAACTGGTGATCGGCAAGGGCAACGAGGTACTTCAGTACCCGCTTTTCGGCCTGTCCCTGGACGATCAGTGGGACCTTCTGGCCGAGAAGTATGCGCTGCTCCGGGCACTGTGGCGTAAGGAAAGCGTCACCTGGTCCGGCCGCTTCAGGCCCGCGCTGACCGAGCCAACCACGACGACGCCGCGCCCCTTTGCTGGCTCGCCCCGGATTTGGCACGGCTCGGCTACAACACTGACATCCGCTGCGCTCGCCGCCAAGTGGGGTGATCCGCTGTTTACGGCCAACGCAATCCAGCCCCGCGAGAACTACAAGGTCCTGATCGACCACTACCGCGAAGAATACGAGCGCCACGGGCACGATCCACGGCACCAGTACCTGGGCTCGGGAAGTGGCGCAGGTGGCGTGTTCATCGCAGACACCACCCAGGAAGCCATCCGCCAGTACGGGCCGGTTTACGAAGGGCTCACCGCCAACCGCAACGTCCCCGGCAACAACTCGCCGTTCCGGGACATCCAGCACGCCGTAGCCGAGGGCCCGGCCCTGGTAGGCAGCCCGGAGCAAGTGATCGACAAGATCCTCAGTTACCACTCGCTGTACAACCACGATCTTCAGTCCATCTCCTTGCCCACCACGCTGCCGTTCGAACAACAGCTGGAGATCCTGGAACGCTTCGCGCTGGAGGTCATCCCAGCCGTCCGGGCTTCAGCGCCGAGCACGCTGTGGGAATCCATCGATCCGTTCGGCGGCCGGCCGGAGTTTGCCGGGGCTACCGAACCGGACGCCGCAGCAACAGTCACAGCAGACCACGCCTTCAACAGGACGGACAACGCACATGTCTTTGCACACTGA
- a CDS encoding FG-GAP repeat domain-containing protein, whose amino-acid sequence MGIFEARSLRHAITTALAMGLLGSGLLAAGPATAASQPTPFIDGVPYVGSEMRRQYNYDYWGCRNPDGSGDAITLEWLRDGAPLPAERQGETLRILPEDQGSRISLRVYPLTPGEQGCPTGTQLSAETNPIKASSRAMGWTGRGNFEPLARTHDGRLILYPRTYTYYKGMCEGPCPVYFSSWDEPRQVGAGWNMFNIVFSPGDFDGDGFNDLLARNASGQLFLYPGDGEGGWLPTRQVGSGWNVFDSIVGPGDFTGDGTNDVLARNAAGELFLYPGDGEGGWLAPSKVGWGWQVMNKIIPGGDMNGDGTVEVFGRDINGGLQLYSADGQGGWGAQAFMGGGWNEFQDVAGMGSYAHQKYNNLAAVNQNGDLVLYSTGAATTGLYGPYGPVGNGWNVFRELL is encoded by the coding sequence ATGGGGATCTTTGAAGCGCGCTCGTTGAGGCACGCCATCACTACCGCACTTGCCATGGGGCTGCTGGGCTCAGGGCTGCTCGCGGCTGGTCCGGCCACTGCGGCATCACAGCCGACACCGTTCATCGACGGCGTCCCTTACGTCGGTTCTGAAATGAGGCGGCAGTACAACTACGACTACTGGGGTTGCCGGAACCCGGACGGTTCCGGGGACGCGATCACCTTGGAGTGGTTGCGTGACGGAGCACCGCTGCCCGCGGAGCGTCAAGGTGAAACTTTGCGTATCCTCCCTGAAGACCAGGGCAGCCGCATCTCCTTGAGGGTTTACCCGCTCACTCCTGGGGAACAAGGCTGCCCCACTGGAACGCAACTCAGCGCCGAAACCAACCCCATCAAGGCTTCCAGCCGCGCCATGGGCTGGACCGGGCGAGGCAATTTTGAGCCCCTGGCCCGCACCCATGACGGCAGGCTCATCCTGTACCCGCGCACGTACACCTATTACAAAGGCATGTGCGAGGGCCCGTGCCCGGTGTATTTCAGCTCGTGGGATGAGCCGCGGCAGGTGGGTGCCGGCTGGAATATGTTCAACATCGTCTTCTCCCCCGGAGATTTCGATGGTGATGGATTCAATGACCTCTTGGCAAGGAACGCGTCCGGCCAGTTGTTCCTGTACCCCGGTGACGGCGAGGGCGGCTGGCTTCCAACACGGCAAGTCGGCTCCGGCTGGAATGTCTTCGACTCGATCGTGGGTCCCGGGGATTTCACTGGCGATGGCACCAACGATGTCCTGGCCAGAAACGCCGCCGGTGAGCTGTTCCTCTACCCCGGCGACGGTGAGGGCGGATGGCTCGCCCCGTCCAAGGTGGGTTGGGGTTGGCAGGTCATGAACAAGATCATCCCTGGCGGCGACATGAACGGTGACGGCACCGTGGAGGTCTTCGGCCGGGACATCAATGGCGGCCTCCAGCTGTACTCGGCCGACGGTCAAGGTGGCTGGGGTGCCCAAGCGTTCATGGGTGGTGGCTGGAATGAATTCCAGGATGTGGCGGGTATGGGCAGTTACGCCCACCAAAAGTACAACAACCTTGCGGCCGTCAACCAGAACGGCGATCTTGTGTTGTATTCCACAGGCGCCGCCACCACCGGCCTCTACGGCCCTTACGGTCCCGTGGGCAATGGCTGGAACGTGTTCCGGGAACTCCTCTAG